The Fragaria vesca subsp. vesca linkage group LG2, FraVesHawaii_1.0, whole genome shotgun sequence genome includes a window with the following:
- the LOC101309316 gene encoding HVA22-like protein i-like, with protein MIGSFLTRGLVMILGYAYPAYECYKTVEKNKPEIEQLRFWCQYWILVAVLTVCERVGDTFVSWVPMYSEAKLLFIIYLWFPKTKGTTYVYDSFFRPYLAKHENDIDRNLLELRTRAGDIAIVYWQRAASYGQTRVFDILQYVAAQSTPTPRPRPAQPQPGVRGRQPPAARQPAPAPNRQPAATPQSQPEEPPSPTSSTTSSKDQREILEALAPLPKPKAAPQAAGSNTQKTPAPPESSSQSKPAEEVEAMQVDAVTSTAATESTIPPPKDTLMEGTIRQTRASLRKTRSTVAGSSR; from the exons ATGATAGGATCATTTCTTACCAGAGGACTGGT GATGATCCTTGGCTATGCTTATCCAGCCTATGAGTGCTACAAAACTGTTGAGAAGAACAAGCCAGAGATTGAGCAACTTCGCTTTTGGTGCCAGTATTG GATTTTGGTGGCTGTTTTGACAGTATGCGAGAGAGTTGGTGATACTTTTGTTTCATG GGTTCCAATGTATAGTGAAGCTAAGTTGCTTTTCATCATATATCTGTGGTTCCCTAAAACAAAG GGAACGACTTATGTGTATGATTCCTTCTTTAGACCATATCTCGCAAAGCATGAGAACGATATTGATAGGAACTTGTTGGAACTAAGAACTAGGGCTGGTGATATCGCTATTGTATATTGGCAAAGAGCTGCAAGCTATGGTCAGACCAGAGTATTTGATATTTTACAGTATGTTGCTGCACAATCAACACCAACACCAAGGCCTCGCCCTGCTCAG CCACAACCAGGTGTTAGGGGTCGCCAACCCCCTGCTGCTCGCCAGCCTGCTCCAGCTCCAAATCGCCAACCAGCTGCAACGCCGCAATCTCAACCCGAAGAACCACCATCTCCCACGTCCAGTACAACTTCTAGTAAGGACCAAAGAGAGATATTAGAAGCATTGGCTCCTTTACCAAAGCCTAAAGCTGCACCCCAAGCAGCAGGTTCTAATACTCAGAAAACACCAGCTCCACCTGAATCATCTAGCCAATCTAAACCAGCTGAAGAGGTGGAGGCAATGCAGGTTGATGCAGTGACGTCCACTGCAGCAACTGAAAGTACAATTCCTCCCCCAAAAGATACACTAATGGAAGGTACCATTCGGCAAACCCGAGCATCGTTAAGGAAAACCCGTTCTACAGTAGCAGGATCAAGCCGTTGA
- the LOC101311250 gene encoding protein SUPPRESSOR OF npr1-1, CONSTITUTIVE 1-like: MSAAAADSSSSSSFRLRGKYDVFLSFRGLDTRKIFVGHLYDALQRKALAVFIDTEQLGKGDVLGVLLKAIDASKLSVVVLSENFANSKWCLLELEKIVECMETKNHIVVPIFYQVDPADVRYVKGKFSKAFEELEHKSRGTVEERKRWKSALTRAGYINGWDSRKYENDVKLIDDVVKDILKQLSNIRESKSNDELVGMDSHISEMKSLLSDHKPGNVCVVGIWGMGGIGKTTIARVVYEDMCGDFDHHCFLYNVKEDFKRKGEAGMLEELLYRISRENGQHLSSKTIMERLSGIKLFLVLDDVDSSDQIDALLGKQCSFGRGSRIIITTRDKGLLREFDVYEPAYLDKDQALELFNKYAFRTTEPSTEYDHLLQRAIKYAQGLPLALKVLGASLYKKSVREWEVEFEKIRKCQHLGIEGVLRTTFDGLDHLQKTVLLDIACFFRGMKKDYATEILEACGFFPISVLPVLADRALVTSTGYYVVLTMHDLLLDMALGIVRRESSLSRLTSPDEIEEVLTQITDTKAVVSIDLDLYPLKGIRIYAKAFIHMTKLRLLRIRYNRSIDFVDDYYGSRGELYHLIDDCKQQVSGELKFLSHELRCLIWHGCPLKSLPSNFNPKHLVDLDMRSSHIKQLWKGTKLLKKLKYIDLSLSLYLKETPDLTEATILEKVNLEGCTSLLELHPSISNLKNLLFLSLKGCKELKILPNSFSMKSLKVLNFSGCSNLEKFPEISEVMAELPQLCLDKTAIKELPLSIENLRGLVTLSLKDCRELKSLPSSICQLKSLRYVTLSGCSKFKVFPQIVGLEDMKSLRELHLDGTCIKEFLPSILALKELVVLSLRDCKELKSLPNSIHMKSLDTLILSGCSNLQKFPEISEKTHRLSELHLHDIAIEELPPSITNLCQLESLILKDCEKLKSLPSSIYQLECLSTITVSGCSKFKVFPQNTNSLEGLQKLVTLRLEDCGVLRSLPSSICQLKSLRYVALSGCSKFEVFPEIFEDMEELRELHLEGTSIKYLSPSIQRLKRIMLLNMSNCRSLICLPDNICNLSYLTGLTLSGCLNLHDLPKNLGKLEYLVDLEVQGSGIKQPFSLLYPKKSPSSSANCLVGMDRHIKNMQVLLCPDQVDDVCVVGICGIGGIGKTTIATAVYDEIASQFEHHCFLQNVKEGFTKHSEEQMQEELLTRILKVKVQSLGILNRGSNMFIERLGMKKVLVVLDDIDDKIQIETLLGKPYSLGGGSRIIVTTRKEEILSGFKIYHPRLLDDEAVELFRHFAFRTIKRSRKYDVLSHRASEHAEVPLDLKVWGAFLFNKSIHEWEDALTDKHTVYWVLTTHFYGLHYSERNILIDVAWFFEGMKKEYASKILHSCGLFPYSALRGLTDRSLISISERDGTIKMHDLLHGIVRDCVRHEDEHEPGNRSRLEGYQGIRCLSTQDQVTKAVQVITLDLSNSKEVYFIAEAFVTMKKLRLLQIYDNGSINCKQHLIGEFEFISHELRCLIWHRCPVKSLPNNFNPTNLVDLDMRFSRLEQLWEGTKPLKYLTFINLSHSQYLKEVPDLTTATNLEKLVLDGCTSLIEVHPSIWDKKNLILLSLKGCRQLKILPTNIHMKSLKILDLSGCKNLEKFPEISEVMMELEELGLDETAIQKLPSSIERLQRLNVLSMRNCTSLFSLPYSICSLAHLTFLNLSGCSKLSDFPDSLRNRQSLTISGIEELTFGMRSKEIENEVSSDEFFSLSENSSESGEEVDGKEEKAEMEGVMQADDCSARGGMLGA; encoded by the exons ATGTCTGCTGCTGCTGCTGATTCTTCCTCTTCTTCTTCTTTCCGCCTTCGTGGCAAGTATGATGTCTTCTTGAGCTTTAGAGGGTTAGACACTCGCAAGATCTTTGTTGGTCATCTCTACGATGCTCTACAACGGAAAGCACTCGCGGTCTTCATAGATACTGAACAGCTTGGAAAAGGCGATGTTCTTGGGGTGCTACTGAAAGCTATCGACGCGTCAAAGCTTTCGGTGGTAGTATTGTCTGAGAACTTTGCCAATTCCAAATGGTGCTTACTGGAACTTGAGAAAATCGTGGAATGTATGGAAACAAAGAATCATATAGTGGTTCCCATCTTCTACCAAGTAGATCCTGCTGATGTTCGTTATGTGAAGGGAAAGTTTAGCAAAGCGTTTGAAGAACTTGAGCACAAGTCCAGAGGGACTGTTGAAGAACGGAAGAGGTGGAAGTCTGCTCTAACTAGAGCTGGCTACATTAATGGCTGGGATTCCCGCAAATACGA GAATGATGTTAAGCTTATTGATGATGTTGTTAAAGATATATTAAAACAGTTGAGCAACATCCGGGAAAGTAAATCCAATGATGAATTGGTTGGAATGGATTCCCACATAAGTGAAATGAAGTCTCTATTAAGTGATCATAAGCCGGGGAATGTCTGCGTTGTTGGAATATGGGGTATGGGCGGTATAGGGAAGACAACCATTGCTAGAGTTGTTTATGAGGATATGTGTGGAGACTTTGATCACCATTGCTTTCTTTATAATGTCAAGGAAGATTTCAAGAGAAAAGGTGAAGCAGGAATGCTGGAAGAACTTCTATATAGAATCTCAAGGGAAAATGGGCAGCACTTGAGTTCCAAAACGATAATGGAAAGGCTCAGTGGGATAAAACTTTTTCTTGTTCTTGATGATGTGGACAGTTCTGATCAAATTGATGCCCTACTTGGAAAACAATGTTCATTTGGTCGTGGAAGTAGAATCATTATAACGACCAGAGATAAGGGCCTACTTAGAGAATTTGATGTATATGAACCGGCATATTTAGATAAAGATCAAGCTCTTGAGCTCTTTAATAAGTATGCCTTCAGAACAACTGAACCCTCAACAGAGTACGATCATCTCTTACAGCGTGCCATAAAATATGCTCAGGGTCTGCCTTTAGCACTTAAAGTCTTGGGAGCTTCTCTCTATAAAAAAAGTGTACGTGAGTGGGAAGTTGAGTTTGAAAAAATAAGGAAATGCCAGCACCTGGGAATTGAGGGTGTACTGAGGACAACCTTCGATGGACTAGATCATCTACAGAAAACAGTACTTCTAGATATTGCATGTTTCTTTAGAGGAATGAAGAAAGACTATGCAACAGAAATTCTGGAGGCTTGTGGCTTCTTTCCCATAAGTGTATTACCAGTACTGGCTGATAGAGCTCTAGTGACTAGCACTGGATACTATGTTGTGCTGACGATGCATGATTTACTATTGGACATGGCCTTGGGAATTGTCCGTAGAGAATCAAGCCTCAGTAGGTTGACAAGCCCTGATGAAATCGAGGAGGTGTTAACTCAAATTACG GATACGAAAGCAGTTGTAAGTATAGACCTCGACTTATACCCCTTGAAAGGCATACGCATATATGCTAAAGCTTTTATTCACATGACAAAACTAAGACTGCTCAGAATCCGATATAACCGCTCCATAGACTTTGTTGATGATTATTATGGTTCACGGGGGGAATTATACCATCTAATCGATGACTGTAAACAACAAGTGAGTGGGGAGTTAAAGTTTCTTTCTCATGAGTTGAGGTGTCTCATCTGGCATGGATGCCCCCTGAAATCTTTGCCATCCAATTTCAACCCGAAGCATCTAGTTGACCTTGACATGCGTTCTAGCCACATCAAACAACTCTGGAAAGGAACTAAG CTGCTGAAAAAGCTGAAATACATTGATTTGAGTCTATCCCTATACCTTAAGGAGACGCCAGACTTAACCGAGGCCACAATTCTTGAGAAGGTAAACCTTGAAGGTTGTACAAGTTTATTGGAACTTCACCCGTCCATCTCTAATCTTAAGAACCTCCTTTTCTTGAGTCTAAAAGGGTGCAAAGAGCTCAAGATTCTTCCAAACAGCTTCTCTATGAAATCTCTTAAGGTCCTTAATTTTTCTGGCTGCTCAAATCTCGAGAAATTTCCTGAGATTTCAGAAGTTATGGCAGAGCTACCACAGCTTTGTTTAGATAAGACTGCAATTAAAGAACTGCCTTTATCAATAGAAAATCTTAGGGGGCTAGTCACTTTGAGCCTAAAAGATTGCAGAGAACTTAAGAGTCTCCCTAGCAGCATTTGTCAACTCAAATCCCTTAGATATGTTACTCTCTCTGGGTGTTCTAAGTTTAAGGTGTTTCCACAAATTGTGGGGTTAGAAGATATGAAAAGCTTAAGAGAGCTTCATTTGGATGGAACGTGTATCAAAGAGTTTCTGCCGTCAATATTAGCTCTTAAAGAACTTGTTGTTTTGAGTCTAAGAGATTGCAAAGAGCTTAAGAGTCTTCCTAATAGCATTCATATGAAATCTCTTGACACACTTATTCTTTCTGGATGTTCCAACCTTCAGAAGTTTCCAGAGATTTCAGAAAAAACGCATAGGCTCTCAGAGCTTCATTTACATGATATTGCAATTGAAGAACTGCCGCCGTCAATTACAAATCTTTGCCAGCTGGAATCTTTGATCCTTAAAGATTGTGAAAAACTTAAGAGTCTTCCAAGCAGCATTTATCAACTTGAGTGCCTCAGTACAATTACTGTCTCTGGTTGTTCAAAGTTTAAGGTGTTTCCTCAAAATACAAATTCTTTGGAAGGACTACAAAAACTAGTTACATTGAGGCTAGAAGATTGCGGAGTACTTAGGAGTCTGCCGAGCAGCATCTGTCAGCTCAAGTCCCTTAGATATGTTGCTCTCTCTGGTTGTTCAAAGTTTGAGGTGTTTCCAGAAATTTTTGAAGATATGGAAGAATTAAGAGAGCTTCATTTGGAAGGAACGTCTATCAAGTACCTTTCCCCATCAATTCAACGGCTTAAGAGGATTATGTTATTGAACATGAGTAACTGTAGAAGCCTCATCTGTCTTCCTGACAATATCTGCAATTTGTCATACCTTACAGGTCTCACTCTCTCAGGGTGCTTGAATCTCCATGACTTGCCCAAGAATTTGGGAAAATTAGAATATTTGGTGGATCTTGAAGTACAGGGAAGTGGTATAAAGCAACCGTTCTCTCTTTTATATCCAAAGAAGTCACCTTCATCATCAGCCAATTGCTTGGTTGGCATGGATCGCCATATAAAGAACATGCAAGTGCTATTATGTCCTGATCAGGTGGATGATGTTTGTGTTGTTGGAATATGTGGAATTGGTGGGATCGGCAAGACAACCATTGCTACAGCTGTATATGATGAAATTGCTTCGCAATTTGAACACCATTGTTTTCTTCAGAATGTCAAGGAAGGTTTCACAAAGCATAGTGAAGAACAAATGCAGGAAGAACTTCTGACTAGAATCTTAAAGGTGAAAGTACAGAGTTTAGGCATTTTGAATAGAGGCTCCAATATGTTTATTGAAAGGCTAGGTATGAAAAAGGTTCTGGTTGTTCTTGATGATATAGACGATAAAATCCAGATTGAAACTTTGCTTGGAAAGCCATATTCACTTGGTGGTGGGAGTCGGATCATTGTGACTACTAGAAAGGAAGAAATATTGAGTGGATTCAAAATATATCATCCCCGGCTATTAGATGATGAAGCTGTTGAACTGTTCAGACATTTTGCCTTCAGAACCATCAAACGCTCAAGAAAGTATGATGTTCTCTCACATCGTGCCTCAGAACATGCTGAAGTGCCTTTAGATCTTAAAGTCTGGGGAGCTTTTCTTTTCAACAAAAGTATACATGAGTGGGAAGATGCCTTGACAGATAAGCACACAGTTTATTGGGTGCTAACAACTCACTTTTATGGCCTACATTATTCAGAGAGGAACATATTAATAGATGTTGCATGGTTCTTTGAAGGTATGAAAAAAGAGTATGCATCAAAAATTCTGCACAGTTGTGGCCTCTTTCCCTATAGCGCATTAAGAGGTCTAACTGATAGATCTCTCATATCTATCTCAGAAAGGGATGGGACTATCAAAATGCATGATTTACTGCATGGGATTGTTCGGGATTGCGTTCGCCATGAAGATGAACATGAACCTGGGAACCGCAGTAGGTTAGAGGGTTACCAGGGAATTAGGTGTCTGTCAACTCAAGATCAG GTTACTAAAGCAGTTCAAGTTATAACCCTTGATCTGTCAAACTCAAAAGAGGTATACTTCATCGCAGAGGCTTTTGTTACTATGAAGAAATTAAGACTGCTCCAAATTTATGATAACGGCTCCATTAACTGCAAACAACATCTGATTGGAGAGTTTGAGTTTATTTCTCATGAGTTGAGGTGTCTCATCTGGCATAGATGCCCCGTAAAGTCTTTGCCAAACAATTTTAACCCAACGAATCTTGTCGACCTTGACATGCGTTTTAGTCGCCTTGAACAACTTTGGGAAGGAACCAAG CCTCTGAAATACTTGACATTCATCAATTTAAGCCACTCTCAATATCTCAAGGAAGTCCCGGACTTGACCACAGCTACAAATCTTGAGAAGCTAGTTCTTGATGGTTGTACAAGTTTAATTGAGGTGCATCCATCGATTTGGGATAAAAAAAATCTCATTCTCTTGAGTCTAAAAGGTTGCAGACAACTTAAGATTCTTCCAACCAACATCCATATGAAATCTCTCAAGATCCTTGATCTTTCTGGCTGCAAGAATCTTGAGAAGTTTCCCGAGATTTCAGAGGTTATGATGGAGCTAGAAGAGCTTGGTTTAGATGAGACTGCAATTCAAAAACTTCCCTCGTCAATTGAACGGCTACAGAGGCTTAATGTATTAAGTATGAGAAACTGCACAAGTCTTTTCTCTCTTCCGTACAGCATCTGTAGTTTGGCACACCTTACATTTCTCAATCTGTCAGGGTGCTCAAAACTTTCTGACTTTCCTGACAGCTTGAGGAATAGACAGTCATTGACAATCAGTGGTATAGAAGAACTCACATTCGGTATGAGAAGCAAAGAAATAGAGAACGAGGTTTCATCAGACGAGTTCTTCAGTCTCTCCGAGAATTCATCAGAGTCGGGGGAAGAGGTTGATGGAAAAGAAGAGAAAGCGGAGATGGAGGGGGTAATGCAAGCAGATGATTGCTCCGCAAGAGGAGGGATGTTGGGTGCCTAA